Proteins from a single region of Oncorhynchus tshawytscha isolate Ot180627B linkage group LG03, Otsh_v2.0, whole genome shotgun sequence:
- the LOC112244801 gene encoding voltage-dependent calcium channel gamma-7 subunit-like has product MSSCSSRALTILSTVFGACGLLLVGVAVSTDYWLLMEEGIVLQQNQSMEVKMALHSGLWRVCFVAGTENGRCVASEYFTEPEIEITTENTANILKMVRTATPFPMVSLLFVFTAFVISNIGHIRPQRTILAFVSGIFFILSGLSLVVGLVLYISSINDEVMNRPREPEQFFNYRYGWSFAFAASSFLLKEGAGVMSVYLFMKRYAEEEMYRPHPALYRPRLSECSDYSGQFLHPETWPPPKRGRSDSRASSDISIQINQTPPQPTKKTLQGNQGGGMGSNMGPGSGSSSGASYQLPPPSGAYNTHTLQHQHSHGNSQAMAMPPSTGPPHYHTHMHMGASPC; this is encoded by the exons aTGAGTTCGTGCAGTAGCAGAGCGCTGACCATCCTGTCCACGGTGTTTGGGGCGTGTGGTCTGCTGCTGGTGGGCGTGGCTGTGTCTACAGACTACTGGCTGTTGATGGAGGAGGGCATCGTGCTGCAGCAGAACCAGAGCATGGAGGTCAAGATGGCCCTGCACTCTGGCCTCTGGAGGGTCTGCTTCGTGGCGG GGACAGAGAACGGGAGATGTGTGGCGTCAGAGTATTTCACTGAGCCAGAGATAGAGATCACTACAGAGAATACTGCTAATATTCTGA AGATGGTGCGGACGGCCACTCCGTTCCCCATGGTGTCTCTGCTCTTCGTCTTCACGGCCTTTGTCATCAGTAACATCGGACACATCCGGCCCCAGCGCACCATCCTTGCCTTCGTCTCCGGGATCTTCTTCATCCTCTCAG gccTGAGTCTGGTGGTGGGGCTGGTGCTCTACATCTCCAGTATTAATGATGAGGTGATGAACAGACCGAGGGAGCCTGAACAGTTTTTCAACTACCGCTACGGCTGGTCGTTTGCCTTCGCAGCCTCCTCCTTCCTACTcaaggag gggGCTGGGGTGATGTCAGTCTATCTGTTTATGAAGCGTTACGCTGAGGAGGAGATGTACCGCCCCCACCCAGCCCTCTACCGCCCCCGTCTGTCTGAGTGCAGCGACTACAGCGGCCAGTTCCTCCACCCTGAGACCTGGCCTCCTCCTAAGAGGGGCCGCAGTGACTCCCGGGCCTCCAGCGACATCTCCATCCAGATCAACCAGACCCCCCCGCAGCCCACCAAAAAAACCCTGCAGGGCAACCAAGGTGGGGGCATGGGGTCCAACATGGGCCCTGGGTCTGGGTCCTCCTCTGGAGCTAGCTACCAGCTGCCCCCACCGTCTGGGGCCTACAATACCCACACACTCCAACACCAACACTCACACGGTAACTCCCAGGCCATGGCCATGCCCCCTTCCACTGGCCCCCctcactaccacacacacatgcacatgggCGCCTCCCCCtgttag